A window from Scyliorhinus canicula chromosome 19, sScyCan1.1, whole genome shotgun sequence encodes these proteins:
- the LOC119954432 gene encoding reprimo-like protein, whose product MNSTFFNQTVVEEGFYPSKGPAGLGTVIGCCNQSSVTTDGSLNLNQEEQKLFIMRVVQIAVLCVLSLTVIFGIFFLGCNLMIKSESMINFLVKDRRPSKDVEAVIVGLY is encoded by the coding sequence ATGAATTCTACTTTCTTCAACCAGACGGTGGTAGAGGAAGGTTTCTATCCCAGTAAGGGGCCGGCTGGCCTGGGGACAGTTATTGGATGTTGTAACCAGAGCTCAGTGACCACCGATGGCTCCCTGAATTTGAAccaggaggagcagaaactgttCATCATGCGAGTGGTGCAGATTGCTGTGCTCTGCGTCCTCTCCCTGACTGTCATCTTCGGCATATTCTTCCTGGGCTGCAATTTAATGATCAAATCGGAGAGTATGATCAACTTCCTGGTGAAGGACAGGAGACCCTCCAAGGATGTGGAGGCTGTGATCGTTGGCTTGTATTAA